One window from the genome of Sphaerotilus microaerophilus encodes:
- the gspL gene encoding type II secretion system protein GspL, with protein MSLLILQLPARDRLIAQDASAPPPAALGSGEYDWVQSSDGRSLHADGRCAAALLPRAATVVAVLAETDVAFHRIPCPKAPTARLRAALGGVLEEQLLDDSDGLHLALAPDARPGEAAWVAACDRTWLAAQLQALEQQGVVVDRVTPMAWPDDAAPSHLHVYAPLSAALQEHSSPDSSLFDDEAGLVSFSHADGCATWPMFGTASRALLPSPLPAHIRCTASAALAGAAERWLGRPVQVQTLSERLLAAAQGGWNLRQFELAPRHRGVALLRDGWRQLLSPAWRAVRWGLAGVVAVQLIGLNAWAWVQRHDLQGQREEVLQLLRSTHPQVRAVLDAPVQMRRENEALRSAAGRAGDADLEPLLAAAASAWPENLPVQSLRYEGQQLTLAAPGLGAAQAEQLRQRLAPAGWRVEATDGRITLQRTAARTTGAPR; from the coding sequence ATGAGCCTGCTGATCCTCCAGTTGCCTGCGCGCGATCGACTGATCGCCCAAGACGCCTCCGCGCCGCCGCCTGCCGCGTTGGGCAGCGGCGAATACGACTGGGTCCAGAGCAGCGATGGCCGCAGCCTGCACGCCGATGGGCGCTGCGCCGCGGCCCTGCTGCCGCGTGCGGCCACGGTGGTGGCCGTGCTCGCCGAGACGGACGTGGCCTTCCACCGCATCCCCTGCCCCAAGGCCCCCACCGCCCGGCTGCGCGCGGCGCTCGGCGGCGTGCTGGAGGAGCAGCTGCTCGACGACAGCGACGGACTGCACCTGGCCCTCGCCCCCGACGCCCGCCCGGGCGAGGCCGCCTGGGTGGCCGCCTGCGACCGCACCTGGCTGGCGGCCCAGCTGCAGGCGCTGGAGCAGCAGGGCGTGGTGGTCGACCGCGTCACGCCGATGGCCTGGCCCGACGACGCGGCCCCGTCGCACCTGCATGTATATGCCCCCCTGTCAGCCGCCCTGCAGGAGCACAGCAGCCCCGACTCATCGCTGTTCGACGACGAGGCCGGCCTGGTCAGTTTCAGCCATGCCGATGGCTGCGCGACCTGGCCGATGTTCGGCACCGCCTCACGCGCGCTGCTGCCCTCGCCGCTGCCAGCGCACATTCGCTGCACCGCCAGCGCAGCCCTGGCCGGCGCAGCCGAACGCTGGCTGGGCCGGCCGGTGCAGGTGCAGACCCTCAGCGAGCGCCTGCTTGCCGCCGCCCAGGGCGGCTGGAACCTGCGCCAGTTCGAGCTGGCCCCGCGCCACCGGGGCGTCGCCCTGCTGCGCGACGGCTGGCGGCAGCTGCTCTCGCCGGCCTGGCGGGCGGTGCGCTGGGGCCTGGCTGGCGTGGTGGCGGTGCAGCTGATCGGCCTGAACGCCTGGGCCTGGGTGCAGCGCCACGACCTGCAGGGCCAGCGCGAGGAGGTGCTGCAGCTGCTGCGCAGCACCCACCCGCAGGTGCGCGCGGTGCTCGACGCCCCGGTGCAGATGCGCCGCGAGAACGAGGCCCTGCGCAGCGCCGCGGGCCGCGCCGGCGACGCCGACCTGGAGCCGCTGCTCGCGGCCGCCGCCAGCGCCTGGCCGGAGAATCTGCCGGTGCAGAGCCTGCGCTACGAGGGCCAGCAACTCACCCTGGCCGCCCCGGGCCTCGGAGCGGCGCAGGCCGAGCAGCTGCGCCAGCGCCTCGCGCCAGCGGGCTGGCGGGTCGAAGCCACCGACGGGCGCATCACCCTGCAGCGCACCGCCGCCAGAACGACCGGAGCCCCGCGATGA
- the gspM gene encoding type II secretion system protein GspM encodes MAAPLAALRTQLGPRWQALAPRERRGLLLAGGALLTLLLWLVAIQPAWKVLRSAPAQRAELQGQLALMRSLAAEARELRAQPPVTPEQAQAALESATSARLGSAAKLAVNGERVTATFTGVDPVAFTEWLREVRSAARARVVEAQLNRSAQAYSGSVVLTLPRPL; translated from the coding sequence TTGGCAGCGCCCCTCGCCGCGCTGCGCACCCAGCTCGGCCCGCGCTGGCAGGCACTGGCACCACGCGAACGCCGTGGCCTGCTGCTCGCCGGCGGGGCGTTGCTGACCCTGCTGCTGTGGCTGGTCGCCATCCAGCCGGCCTGGAAGGTGCTGCGCAGCGCCCCGGCCCAGCGGGCCGAGCTGCAGGGCCAGCTGGCCCTGATGCGCAGCCTGGCCGCCGAGGCACGCGAACTGCGGGCCCAGCCGCCGGTGACGCCGGAGCAGGCGCAGGCCGCGCTCGAATCCGCCACCAGCGCCCGGCTCGGCAGTGCGGCCAAGCTCGCTGTCAACGGCGAGCGGGTCACCGCCACCTTCACCGGCGTCGATCCGGTCGCCTTCACCGAGTGGCTGCGCGAAGTGCGCAGCGCCGCCCGCGCCCGCGTGGTCGAGGCGCAGCTCAACCGCAGCGCGCAGGCCTACAGCGGCAGCGTGGTGCTGACGCTGCCCCGGCCGCTCTGA